In the Thermoplasmata archaeon genome, GATGTACCTCCTAGTATGCAATTTCTTGTGGAAGAAAGGGTAGAAAAAGTTGAGGGAGAAACCCTAGAAGAAGCATTTGCAGCCCTCCTTAAATTCTTTAATTCATACATTACTACAGAACCGGTGGTTTTTGCCATAGATAACTTCCAAGATGTTGACGAAGGTACAATAAAATTCCTTGACTACTTCGTGCGACACCCGGAACTTGCTAAAATAATGATAATCTGTGCTTATCGCACCGAAATGCTTGAAGAAACAGGAAGAGGGAAGGTAATTTCAGATTTTCTTCAGTTTCTGATAATGACCAACATGTTTAACGCTGTTATTGTGGATAATTTTAATGAGGGAAACACTGGCCTACTGCTCGCGAAACTTTTCGGAGAGAATGTACCTCTAGAGGGCGTTAAACAACTGTACCAGAAATCAAGTGGGAATCCTTTAATGTTAATGGAAATGCTGAAAATATTAGTTCAAGAAAGAAACATTGATCTTGCTGTGCCTGAAAACTGGAATAAAATTGAATGGGAGAAGTTGAGTATGCCAGATAACCTTCAGGAAATCTTCCAGATGGAACTTGATTCCTTACCGCCAGAAGGAATTGCTTTGTTAGATTACATGGCAGTAGCAGGAAATGAGTTTGAGGTAGACATTGTGAGTGAGGCATCGCGCCAACCATCTGAACTTGTTCATAAAATCGCAAACTTGATGGTAGAGAAAGGCATTCTAACCCAGGATGCGAAAACAGGAAAATATAGATTTACTAGAAATATCTACATGGAGTTGATTTACAACGACATCGGAACAAAAATCCTACCCATTTGCTTTGCTGTTGGCTCAGCAATTGAAAAATTGCGAAAGGATAGGTTAAGCGAGTATGTGTTTGATCTTGTGCGGCTCTTCGGGAACAGTAGAGACAGAAAGAGAGCATATGAGTATGCAATCATGGCTGGAAGCAGAGCAGAAAAGCTTCATGCACCAGAAAGTGTCGAGAAATACTATGAATTAGCAATTGCGATTGCTGAGGAGTTGAACTTAGGATGGGAAGATATTTACGAGATAAAAATGAAGAAGGGGATGGGGCTTTTTTATCTCGGTGCATGGGAGAAGGCAGAAAATTGCTTCGTCGACATGATGAAGATTGCGAAGGAGCATGAAGACAAAAAAAGAGAGACAGAAAGTTTGCTTTTGCTAATTCGCTTAAGACAGCACCAGAGTGAGTATGAAAAAGCAAAATCCCTACTTCCAAAAGCAATTGAGCTAGCAAAAGGTACTGCTGACTCCAGATTCATTGCTGATGCACTCCGTGGTGTAGCTCACATGGAATGGAGGAACGGTGACTATGACAATGCCATAAAACATTATAATGAAGCCCTCTCATATTTCCAGAGTGCTAGTGCAGAAGCAATTTTCACAGGCAACTTGCAAGCTGGCGAGGAAAACATTCCAATTAAAGGGGAAATTCTGTTAGAGCTTGGAACTGTTTACGCGGAGATGGGAGATTATAGACAGGCACTTCTCTTCAACTTGAAGGGTCTCAAAATCTTAAAAGAGACCAACTCACCTGCTACAGCGAGAGCGTTCCACAGCATAGGTGCAATCCAGCTCCGTGAAGAGAACTGGCAGAAAGCTCTGGAATCCTTCAAACAGGGAATTGAGTATGCAGAAAAATTAAACGACTTGGATACAATGGGCTGGTGCTACCTTGGACTTGCAGAAACCCTTTTGAGGTCTGGTGGAAGCAAAGAGGAGGCAAGCCAACACATTGAAAAAGCTAACCAGCATCTCTCAAAAATCAGTGATAGAATTGGAAATGCTCTTCTCCACAAAATTTATGCGGATCTCTGCATCAAGATGAATGACGTAGTTGGGTCCGAAAACCACATAAAGATTGCTGAGGAACTCGGACACAAAGTTGCATCTCCTTACATTACTTGCGAAATTCTCACTGCGAAAATAGAGCTCTCAATTAAAAAAGGTGAAAAAGAAAATGCGATAAACTATCTTAAAACTCTGGAGGAATTATGTATGAAACATAAAATGAAATCATTTGGGAAGTTTATTGATGCGAGGAAAAAAGAACTATTACCACCGCCAGTAGTTGCCCCTGCACAGACACCTCCTGCTCCAGCTCCACCTGCAGAAACGCAAAAAGCACAGACAACAGAAGAATCAAGGCAAACTACGCCACAAGAGCACCCGCAACCCACGGGAGAGAAAGGTGCAGGCCAGATTACTGTCTCCCCAGAAACGCAAGTTAAAAAGAAGCGGAAAAAAAAGAAAGGAGGTGACATGCAATGACTTCTCAAATCAGTGAAAAAGTATACAATATAATGGGTAGAGAGATGGGACACATCGGCAGATTCATTGTCCAAAAACAGTGCAAGGACTTAGGAATAAATCCAGACGATATTAAGCCAGAAGAACTTCCAAAAATCGCAAAAGCCTTAGGCGATGTTATGAAGACCTTTGGGGGCGAGGAAAAGGGTAAGGCGATTGAAGCAGAAATCAAACGACTTGCCCAGAGCCACTAATTTATTTTTTCCCTCAATGTTTTTGCATTCTCTTCTGGTTGGGAGATATTAACCGTAATCCCAGAACCCATTTCAAGTCCAGCAGGTATGGTCAATCTAGGCGTAATTTCAAGATACCAGTGATAATAATCCACCTCCTTTAAATAAGAGGGTGCGGTATGAAGGACAAGATTGTATGCTGGGTCGTTCAGTGCGAGTTTCAATGCCAAAAGCACTTTATGGAGGACAACACCAAGCGATGTCAGGGCTTCAGAGGTTATTTCAGAGAAGTGGCTGTGATGCCGTTTAGGCATTATATGTATCTCGTACTGAAGCTTGGCTGCATATGGAACAAATGCCACAAAATGTGCGTTTTCATATATAATCCGCTCGCTCGCATTTTGCTCTTCGCTTATTGTGTCGCAGTAGACACATCTTCCGTTTTCATGTGAATAGCATCTGGCAGTGTTTAAGAGGTCCATTATGTGTGTGGGTACGAACGCAAGCCCAACTACTTGAGAGTGAGGATGTATCAATGATGTTCCTGCCTCTTTTCCATGGTTACGAAAAAGAATCACTGACTTAATCCACGGGTTTTTATACAAATACTTAACACATTCAAAATAGGCCTTGACAACATTGAAAACCTCAGATTCATTCATGTCAGGGATATCCCTATTGTGCAATGGTGTTTCTACTATTACATAGTGAAAGCCAGTCGCTGCTCTTTTTCTGAAAAATCCCTCCGTGTGTGCAGTTCCACTATTTTCAGAGACCACTGGAAATTTGTTAGGAATTACACGAAGTTTCCATTTGCGGCTTCCTTCTTCTACATAAGAAAACAATTCCTGAGGTGTATTTGCCTCGTTACCAGGACAGAATGGGCAGTCGGCTTTCCATTCAGGCAATGGCTCTTTTTGTTTTATCTCGCCAGGCACTTCATGTTTTCTCTTTGCTCTCTCACTTGCGACAATTACCCATTCACCAGCAACCCTATTAAACCGTAACTCATTCATGGAATAGAATAGAGGAAATAGTTAAAAACATTTTCCCTGTCTCATCTTACTTTAATCAATTTTAAACTTTCCTCCTCGCTGAAATGCAACTCTCCAGGCAACACAAGTACATGAGGTGGCTTCCCAAAGTCCACACGCTCTATTTCCGAGATTGGCCCGTATGCAGCAATGCAATCAGGGCTCCCAGCCCTTGCAACAACACAGAGTTTAGTTTCGGCCGTGAACAAGCCCTTCTTTTCCCTTTCCTCCAACTCTACCAGAATATGGATTCCTTCATTCGCTGACATCAGATAGTTCTCCTCTGCCTTAATGTCGAGCAAGATAAGAGTGTGAAGCCCGTTTTCATGGTTTTTTAGAATTGAGTAATAGGGAGATGTTGGGAAGAATCCCTTTTCTGGCTTTGGTAAACTCACACATCTTCCAAATTTGTATATGTGAAGGCCAAGGATTGCAGGAGCCGCAGTGTATATCGAAGCCCCATGAATAATCTGAGTTTTAATTCCACGCTTTATTGCTTCTACCCTTAGGAAGCTATGCGTAGTTGCTGTCATTGAGTCCCCTGCACAAAGCAACACCACATTTTTCTCTTTAGCTAGACCAAGAAGATTATCAAAATTTTGTTCGATATCCTCTCGTTTTAGCAGATTTATTTTCCTTCCATATAGATTTTCAAGCATTGCGATTTTCGCACCTGCAAGCACAGAGGTGTAGAATTCTGCGAAAACAAGCTCGGCATTTCTCACTACTTCAAGCCCTCTCAATGAAATATCTAATTCATCATACAATCCTAAACCCACAAATGTAATCATCAGATTTCACTCTTCCTTACTGGAATCTCCTTCTCATTGATAAAGCTCATCGCCTCATCCCAAGTTAGCAAACCATACTTTGCACCGAACTGTTGGACAACAGAGGCGCCATTCGCACTTCCTACTTTAAGAGCTGTTTCAATATCTCTTCCCTTCGCCAATGCTGATATGAATCCAACAGTGAAAGCATCACCAGCTCCAAGAGTGGAGACAACAGGCACATCGTATGCTGGAAACATGTAACGGAATTTACCATCGTAACACTGTACTCCCTTCTTTCCATCTGTAATTACCACAAGTTTGACACCCATCGCATGAATCTTTTTCAAAATTGGATCAAGATTGTCAGCCCAGGGTTCATTGGTTATTGCCCTTGTAGGACAGCGTTCTACACAAAGTCCACACTTTGTGCATTTTTCCTGATGTCTTGTTACCGCCTTTCCACTCTCCACTGCAAAAATTTTCACAGGGCATACATCCACACAGGTACCACACCCTATGCATCTTTCTTCATCCACAACCATCTGAGAATACTTTATTCCAGTGAAATTTGATGCCTCTTCTTTGTTCAAAAAGAGAATGTCTATTCGTGATATAAACGGAAGCATCTTCTCGATACCCCTTGAAATCTGGGTGTTACCTGGGTTCCAGCAAATCTTCACATCCCTATTTGCGAGTAATTCCGCAAATTTAGAAGGAATTTCACTTGCCTTACCAGTCATTGGTCCAAGATATAGAAATTTTGTATCCGTGGCTTTATTTATGTCAATCTCATCAAACGCTAAAAGATTATTCGCGCCTCTGTAGGTTAGAACCGTTCTTTCGCCCTCAAACGTAGTAATTATTACAGAATAGCCAGTTTCCTCCTCAACTCTAAAAGCAAGAGAAGTATCAACCCCCTCTCTCTCAAGCTCACTCAAAATAATTTTATCGCTTTCATCGTTTCCCAAAGCACTACAGAATCCTGTTCTCAATCCCATCTTTCCGAATCCATACGCAGTATTTGAGGCCCCTCCTCCTGTGGTAAACATAATTTTATCTACATTAATTTTGGCACCATACTCAAGACAAAGGTAGGCCTTTGTTTGTAGCATCTCCCGCATTTCCAGAACCTTGGCGATGTTCGTTTTCACAAACACATCCTGGGTGGCACTTCCTATGCAGACCACATCGTACATGTAAATGCACAGGCATTGCAAGTAAAAAAACTTTTGTAAGAAACAAACTGGGACATTGCCTAAAAATTCCATCGCAACCTTATTATCTGCCCTCTGGTATTTCTGCACATGGCAGATGAAAAGGTTACACTTGAGAATCTGAAGCAGCTTGTAGCCAAGTTTAACAACGAGAGGAAATGGGAAATTTATCATCAACCAAAAGAACTGGCAATAGCAATTGCAGTTGAGAGTGCAGAACTCCTTGATATCTTCAAATGGCAGCACAGCCAAGCAGTGACTTCTAAAGTGGAAAACTACATGAAAATTAAGGAGGAGATGGCTGACATCCTTATACTTCTACTTTCCCTAGCTAACTCCTTAAACATTGACTTAAGTGATGCCATTGTATCAAAAATGGAAAAGAACGCCATGAAGTATCCTGTGAATACAGATTACACGAAAATCTGGAACTTAGAAAAAAACAAAAACTCCCCACTGTGAATATGCAAAAAATGAAGGTTTATCAGGTCTGGCCCTTCTGTCCCTCAATATCAATCTCAGGCAATACCTGCCAACTGATGTGTGAGCATTGTAAGGCACACTACCTTAGTTACATGTACCCAGCTGAAACCCCTGAGAAATTCAAGCAAATCACGGAGAAACTAACAAAAGAAGGTGCAAAGGGATTCCTCGTTAGTGGAGGTTGCGATAGAAATGGAAAAATGTTGAACTTAGAAAAGATGCTTCCCGTAATTCGAAAACTTCATGAAGAGGGGTTTGTGATAAAACTTCACACCGGATTTATGGAACCAGAGACCGCTAATCTTGTTGTGGACGCCATTGATGTTGCTTCTATGGAGTTCCCCTCCTCGTTCTCAGCAGTTAAAGAAATTTTTCATATAAATGAAGGTGTGGAGAAATACGTTGAAACTTTCAGAAATTTGAGAAACGCCGGGGTAAAGCACATAGTTCCACATCTTTGTATTGGTCTCTACCACGGTACGCTTTCAGACGAAAATGAAGCAATTGAAAAATTGAAGAAAGTTTTTACACCTGAAAAAATCGTTTTTATTGTATTCATCCCAACACCAGGCACACCCTGTAGCACTGACCCACTTCCATTACCAGAAGATATAGAAAAAGTCATTAGGAATGCAAAAATCCAATTGCCGGAGACAGAGCTTGTGCTAGGTGCCCTTCGCCCCAGATTTGCTCGGATAAATGGAATAACCCAGAATTACATCCAGGAAATAGAGTTTCGTGCAATTCGTGCGGGTGTCTCAGGTATCGAAGTGCCTTCCAGAAAAACAACTGAGTTTCTAAGACAAAACTATGAGATTGTGCGGATTGGTGCATTTGGGGCATTGCCTTCAGAATTTGAGGAAAATTTTATAATTTAATGTCTAACTACAATCACATACCTCTTATGCACCACTACTTTCGTTGTTTCCTTGTAGAGAATGTACATCGCAAAGTTAATCACAATAAAGGCGGAGAGAATCAGAAAAATCGAAAGGAGCCAGTTGTACTGCCATGTCGCCGAGACAAAGTAGAGCATTAGACAAGACAGCACAACAGTGCCTGAAACTGTGGTTTCAATCAAGTGGTCCATCTTTCTTGTCATCCCGAGATTAGAATAATTCAAATGTCTTATCACAGGCAATAGCATACGGTTAAGCTTCAGTGTAAGGTATATCAGAATTGCTGGGGTAAGGAAAATCACGAGAATGTAATGCACAAGCCCTACTGTGAGCAACTGGGTGACGAAGACACAAAGGAATAGCATCAGAATAAGCACAACTTTTCTATCAATTCTGTAAATAGGAACGGACCTCGGAAAGATAATTTTTTTGAGAGTCCTGGAGATGACAGCACTAGAGTATTTAATGTAGTTGGGTAGAATTCTTGAATAAGCACGGGCCAATCTTTGATGAATTTTGAGGAACACAGGAGTTATGAGAGTAGTAATGAGACAAATAGCACCAGTAACAGGGTAAATACTAGATGCATGCATCAGGGCGGGAGTTCCATCTATGTTCTTCAGTCCTGTGCCGATGTTTGCAAAAATTACCGCTTCTTCGCTTCTTGGCAGAGCACCGTTGCCTACGAAAACAGCATCCTTGGAAGGCAGTCCAACGAGGTATCCTACCGCAGATAGAATAAACATTTCGCAAATGACAATCGCAACTAAGGCGAAAAAGATAATTTCAAGGTTCGTAAGGAAGCCAGATGGCGCTATCATCATTCCGAAGGAAAGGAAGAAGATTGCGACAAAAATGTGCTTGAAAGAGGTAAGATGCTTTTCGAAATCCTTCTTCAATTTGGTCTCAGAAAATGCAAGGCCAACGAAAAACGCACCTATCAGTGGAGAAATCCCAAACGGAAGCCCTATCACTCCACCAAAAAACACCATTGAAAGTGCGAAAAGCCCCATTATTTCTTCATCCCTCAGATGGTGCACATGCTTCGCAATCAATGGCACCACATATACATAAAGCACCAGAAAGAATATGAAAATAAGGATTAGCCCCACAATGACCATTAGGATTTCATTGCTTCCTGTTTTGTTCATAAAACTTGAGGCAATAATCACAAGAATGATTGAAAGAAAATCCTCAATCAACATCATCCCAATTAGCGTGTCTCTTGTCTGGAGTGAAGAGAGCTGCATTTTCTCAAGGGCTTTAGCTGTAACAGCCACACTGCTCATCGCTATGATGCAGGCAAGAAAGAAGGTGTCCTTGAATGGCCAGGCAAAGACTGTACCTATAATGAAGCCAGCAAATAGCATTGTTCCGATGTCTGCAAGAGAAAGTATCACGCTTGCGTTCTTTGCCTGTTTTAATCTTGTAACCGAAAAATCCAGACCGACGAAGAAAAGCAAGAGCATCACACCCAGTTCTGAAAAGATGTAAATGATTTCGTCATTCTGAACGATGCCCTTGTACTGGTAACCAAAGAAGTTGATTGACATATGGGGGCCAATTAGCATCCCCAAAATTATGTAACCAACAAGCGTGCTCTGCCCGAGTTTTGAGGAGATTATGCTACCTACGAATGCAAACACTAGGAGAATTGCTATTTCATAAAGGGGTTCCATTGGTATCTACCCCTTCATAGGCAAACTGTAGATATATTTTTCCAACAGACGTCATTCATTCTTCCTATCTTTGATGATTTCATTCTCCACAGCATCATAGAATCTACTTGCATCTACACCAATCATTTTTGCATAAATTAGAGCTGCAACTACTGGCATGGTGCAAGTTTCCTCAGCAATTTGGTTTACCTCAGCCACCACTTCTTTCCGCTCTCTACCAGATTTGTCAGAAATGTATTTAACAATTTCTACGAAGATATCAACTTTCTCTGAGACAAGAATTTCTGGTGTTATCGTAAAACCCTGTTCCAAAACTACATCTTCAAGCTCAAAATTGGGCTTGAGCAGATTTCCCTCTTTCTGAAGAACAGAACTAGAAATACATTTTTCTAGAATTTTCTTTGCGTCTTGTGGCGCTACCATTCGCTTTTTGACAGAAATGTAGTTGACAAAATCGCTTTCCGTAATCTCTTTTATTCCCTGACTTTTTAGCACAAACGCTACAATTTTCTGGAGCTCATATGTCATTTAAATCTGCCTCCACAATTTTTCCCACAATGTTTAATTTTTCCGTCACCTGAGGCATGTCTTCATCAGCACAGGCAACATCTAATATAACTGGGATCCCCTGAAGGGCTCGCCCGAAATTTTTATCTTTGCAGTTTCTCAAAATTATTTCACACCCGGTTTTTCTCAAAAAAGTGTACATTTTCTCAACTGCTTCCAGCCCTTGCTCATATAGAAGCAATGCAACACTTGTAGTTTCTTCTCCTATCCTCTGAAGGGCATGGGGAGTTACTTTCCCAATCTCTAACACGACTTTCTCCACACCTGCCATCAGAAGGTCAGATACATCTTCCACACTCTTTGAATTCGCCTCTACCCAGATAGGAATTAAATCTGAAATTTCGGACAGGATATCAAGGTGGGGCGTGCCCTCTGTAAATCCATTTAAATCTATAACGTATACCACTGTCTCTTCTTCACTGACCCGCTCAAAAAAATCCAAAATTTCGTTTGTGTCCACTCTTATCTCTCCAGATGCATCAACCACTCTGTAGTTTGCAATTCTGAGTTTGGGAATTACATTCTCAACCATCAGTTCTGGAAAACAGAGGTAAAAAATAAATTATGCGGTTGCCGGGATTCGAACCCGGGCTAGAGGCTTTACCCGAACCTTTCTTTCTAAGAAAGGTTCCTGGGAAGCCTCAGTCCTAACCACTAGACTACAACCGCACCTATTTTTTCACAGGTTTCTTAAGGGCTGCCCTGCGCTTTTTGAATTGCTCAATGATGATTTTCTTCGAGAGTTCCTCAAATTGTTCTGGCTTCTCTTCAAGGATTTTTTCTATTTCCGTGACATCGTAGCCCTCTGTTTTCCAGTCCTCAATTCGCTTTTTGTATTCTCTATATTTTTCCTCGCTTATTCTGGGCTTCTTTGTCTCTCCTTCCTTTATTTCTTCTTCTTTTTTAATTTTTTCCTCTTCAATCAAGCCGCCCAAAACATCCTCGAGCGATTTCTTTTTCGCTTCCTCTTCCTTAACTGTATCAATATCTTCTATATCAAACGTGATTTTCTTCTCCTCTTTCTTCTCCCCTTCCACCTCTGGGATTTCCACCTTCTTCTTTTCCGTCGGCCCTTCAACTTCCTCAAGTTCATCCAATGTTAACTTTATCTTTGGCTCTTCTACCTTCTTCTCCTTTACTTCCTTTTCCTCTGTTGTTTGCTCCGCTTCTGGTGGCGTCTTTTCAACCTTCTCCTGGGGCTGCGCAGAAGGTTTTTCAACGGGTTTCTCGTCGGGCTTTCTCTCTTCTTTTTCCTCTAAATCCTCTTCAACCTCAAGCTCTTGAATTACTTCATTCACAAATTTGCCCAGACCATCCGTAATTTTTTCATACTCAAGTCGGATAATTTCATCTTCAACTGAAGCATCACACACCGGGCAGCGGTCCAATGAAACCTCAATCCTCGTTTTGCAGAATGGACAAGAGATTGTTTTTCCTCCAGTTTTTTTCATAAGGATGTATTCCTCAAATACCAATGCAGTCCTTTCCGCACCTTTCACCTGCTGGTTTGAAAGCATAGAATATATCAACTCAGAAAGTGATTTGATACCTGAAACATCATAAAGCTTCTCCGCAACCTCTTTCGTAATACCAGGCACCATTTGAAAATCTCGGATGACCTCATCTCTTGTTTTTGGCTTTTCTTCCTTTCTGTATTTTTCTGGTAAGCTCCTAATGAGCTTTCGCACATTTTTCTTCTCCTTTGTTTCTGTTACTTCCACACTTAATTCCA is a window encoding:
- a CDS encoding tetratricopeptide repeat protein, whose amino-acid sequence is MKLMDVFVNREHEISRLEEFYAKTAGGIGSVVMLSGRIGTGKTALIDKFLETKRGFYFECVLGQPPYAPLRNFLTSFFSIERKDVPPSMQFLVEERVEKVEGETLEEAFAALLKFFNSYITTEPVVFAIDNFQDVDEGTIKFLDYFVRHPELAKIMIICAYRTEMLEETGRGKVISDFLQFLIMTNMFNAVIVDNFNEGNTGLLLAKLFGENVPLEGVKQLYQKSSGNPLMLMEMLKILVQERNIDLAVPENWNKIEWEKLSMPDNLQEIFQMELDSLPPEGIALLDYMAVAGNEFEVDIVSEASRQPSELVHKIANLMVEKGILTQDAKTGKYRFTRNIYMELIYNDIGTKILPICFAVGSAIEKLRKDRLSEYVFDLVRLFGNSRDRKRAYEYAIMAGSRAEKLHAPESVEKYYELAIAIAEELNLGWEDIYEIKMKKGMGLFYLGAWEKAENCFVDMMKIAKEHEDKKRETESLLLLIRLRQHQSEYEKAKSLLPKAIELAKGTADSRFIADALRGVAHMEWRNGDYDNAIKHYNEALSYFQSASAEAIFTGNLQAGEENIPIKGEILLELGTVYAEMGDYRQALLFNLKGLKILKETNSPATARAFHSIGAIQLREENWQKALESFKQGIEYAEKLNDLDTMGWCYLGLAETLLRSGGSKEEASQHIEKANQHLSKISDRIGNALLHKIYADLCIKMNDVVGSENHIKIAEELGHKVASPYITCEILTAKIELSIKKGEKENAINYLKTLEELCMKHKMKSFGKFIDARKKELLPPPVVAPAQTPPAPAPPAETQKAQTTEESRQTTPQEHPQPTGEKGAGQITVSPETQVKKKRKKKKGGDMQ
- the galT gene encoding galactose-1-phosphate uridylyltransferase gives rise to the protein MNELRFNRVAGEWVIVASERAKRKHEVPGEIKQKEPLPEWKADCPFCPGNEANTPQELFSYVEEGSRKWKLRVIPNKFPVVSENSGTAHTEGFFRKRAATGFHYVIVETPLHNRDIPDMNESEVFNVVKAYFECVKYLYKNPWIKSVILFRNHGKEAGTSLIHPHSQVVGLAFVPTHIMDLLNTARCYSHENGRCVYCDTISEEQNASERIIYENAHFVAFVPYAAKLQYEIHIMPKRHHSHFSEITSEALTSLGVVLHKVLLALKLALNDPAYNLVLHTAPSYLKEVDYYHWYLEITPRLTIPAGLEMGSGITVNISQPEENAKTLREKIN
- the dph5 gene encoding diphthine synthase, whose protein sequence is MITFVGLGLYDELDISLRGLEVVRNAELVFAEFYTSVLAGAKIAMLENLYGRKINLLKREDIEQNFDNLLGLAKEKNVVLLCAGDSMTATTHSFLRVEAIKRGIKTQIIHGASIYTAAPAILGLHIYKFGRCVSLPKPEKGFFPTSPYYSILKNHENGLHTLILLDIKAEENYLMSANEGIHILVELEEREKKGLFTAETKLCVVARAGSPDCIAAYGPISEIERVDFGKPPHVLVLPGELHFSEEESLKLIKVR
- a CDS encoding PfkB family carbohydrate kinase, which encodes MYDVVCIGSATQDVFVKTNIAKVLEMREMLQTKAYLCLEYGAKINVDKIMFTTGGGASNTAYGFGKMGLRTGFCSALGNDESDKIILSELEREGVDTSLAFRVEEETGYSVIITTFEGERTVLTYRGANNLLAFDEIDINKATDTKFLYLGPMTGKASEIPSKFAELLANRDVKICWNPGNTQISRGIEKMLPFISRIDILFLNKEEASNFTGIKYSQMVVDEERCIGCGTCVDVCPVKIFAVESGKAVTRHQEKCTKCGLCVERCPTRAITNEPWADNLDPILKKIHAMGVKLVVITDGKKGVQCYDGKFRYMFPAYDVPVVSTLGAGDAFTVGFISALAKGRDIETALKVGSANGASVVQQFGAKYGLLTWDEAMSFINEKEIPVRKSEI
- a CDS encoding MazG-like family protein, giving the protein MADEKVTLENLKQLVAKFNNERKWEIYHQPKELAIAIAVESAELLDIFKWQHSQAVTSKVENYMKIKEEMADILILLLSLANSLNIDLSDAIVSKMEKNAMKYPVNTDYTKIWNLEKNKNSPL
- a CDS encoding radical SAM protein, which gives rise to MKVYQVWPFCPSISISGNTCQLMCEHCKAHYLSYMYPAETPEKFKQITEKLTKEGAKGFLVSGGCDRNGKMLNLEKMLPVIRKLHEEGFVIKLHTGFMEPETANLVVDAIDVASMEFPSSFSAVKEIFHINEGVEKYVETFRNLRNAGVKHIVPHLCIGLYHGTLSDENEAIEKLKKVFTPEKIVFIVFIPTPGTPCSTDPLPLPEDIEKVIRNAKIQLPETELVLGALRPRFARINGITQNYIQEIEFRAIRAGVSGIEVPSRKTTEFLRQNYEIVRIGAFGALPSEFEENFII
- a CDS encoding cation:proton antiporter; protein product: MEPLYEIAILLVFAFVGSIISSKLGQSTLVGYIILGMLIGPHMSINFFGYQYKGIVQNDEIIYIFSELGVMLLLFFVGLDFSVTRLKQAKNASVILSLADIGTMLFAGFIIGTVFAWPFKDTFFLACIIAMSSVAVTAKALEKMQLSSLQTRDTLIGMMLIEDFLSIILVIIASSFMNKTGSNEILMVIVGLILIFIFFLVLYVYVVPLIAKHVHHLRDEEIMGLFALSMVFFGGVIGLPFGISPLIGAFFVGLAFSETKLKKDFEKHLTSFKHIFVAIFFLSFGMMIAPSGFLTNLEIIFFALVAIVICEMFILSAVGYLVGLPSKDAVFVGNGALPRSEEAVIFANIGTGLKNIDGTPALMHASSIYPVTGAICLITTLITPVFLKIHQRLARAYSRILPNYIKYSSAVISRTLKKIIFPRSVPIYRIDRKVVLILMLFLCVFVTQLLTVGLVHYILVIFLTPAILIYLTLKLNRMLLPVIRHLNYSNLGMTRKMDHLIETTVSGTVVLSCLMLYFVSATWQYNWLLSIFLILSAFIVINFAMYILYKETTKVVVHKRYVIVVRH
- a CDS encoding DUF2240 family protein encodes the protein MTYELQKIVAFVLKSQGIKEITESDFVNYISVKKRMVAPQDAKKILEKCISSSVLQKEGNLLKPNFELEDVVLEQGFTITPEILVSEKVDIFVEIVKYISDKSGRERKEVVAEVNQIAEETCTMPVVAALIYAKMIGVDASRFYDAVENEIIKDRKNE